TTTTAacatattgacataataaacgcaaAATCATTATTAGTACATTTTCTgtgtaacacacatatttaatttgtagcaaagacaaattaaattaatgataattcaacaaaagataCAAAAACGAAAGTCACTATATTCCCAATTAGCTTCTTTACACGATTGTTCTACTATCATTAAATAGTTTAATTTtcgcaaattttaagttctagatAAGAACTCATtcgaattctaccaacctacgaacttTCACTAGAAAAGATAATTATATGACCCCACATATTTTCCACATTGTTatattaaatatcaaaaggtatgtacaaaaaaaaatgatgcaaTCATTGTTCGAGTTTACTTGGAATCAGGAAATTGCAAGCGCATTAAACCATATATATGCTATCATCGAACCAAACTCTACACAACATATATGTGGTCATTTTCATATAGGCTAGAttatgtatttccaaaatcataagaaaatataagctaaaatgaataaacaatGCACTTATACCCCAAAAATACATGTACTTAGGGTTTCATACACATTTTTATACTtttaaaagtcttaaacatGCAAATAACTTTACTACAATGTAGAGCATATTCATATGAACCAAATATCGCCAACCATGTGCCAATTAGACCTCTCATGTACCCACACGCGTCGCCTGAGTGTGCGGCACGTGTAGCACATGCACTAGCGAGACAATATGGCTCCTGGCCAATCCAACTCGTTTGACCAATCCAACCACTAGACCGATTAACCAACCAAACCGGTTGACCAGTTAACCGGTTTGGGGCTCATAGTCGGGCCTCCGATTTGGGTGTTCAATCAGGTCTAGTCACTAATCGATCACCGGTCAGCCAACTACCCCCGATTGGGTGATGTCATCGATGCCGTATTTCTCCAATTCTAGTTTCTCTGGTTGCACAGAAGTGAGGTATTTCTCTCAATATTtcacttggatttctaatcgacccatcccaaatcgattagtggtgattcctatttgaaattgacttacaaattaaaagttcggaccataagttgtgaattggtaGACGTGGGAGACCCAAGCTAAGCCTAATACTTAGTGAGTCATTAGCCTCTGCACGTGCCCGCGCTTAAGAGGGGTGCCAAAAAGGGAGGTTGTGACAAGGTTGCATGCTCAATGAAGATTTTAGACTCCCATATATAAAGCTGAGGGTTCATTGGGAGTCGGCGGGAAATATAACTATATAAGAGATGCGTGATCAAAGGTTGAATCTTGAATAGTCAATGGGCCATCGTGTTCAAATTGGAGCGTGTTAGTCATTGTAAAGCAGCATACTATAATCAGAATCTGGTGCATGTCAACTACAAATCCGTACAAGCCTATTTTAGTTTGACAAAGGGGCTTCTCGCGTGAAAATTGGCTCACCCGGAAGTCGGCATTTGTGTACAAAATTGAAGGCTAGATCAGTTAGGGAGGAAAACATAAGCTGTTGCATGGAATTTGCGTGGGAGTTATTCAAAATATGGTCAATTCAGGGTTGCTGTTAGGTCGGGTTCTAGATCATGAACCTCCCCTAAATCAAcggacaagaaaggaaaaattaagaggaaaagACCCCCTAAAATGTTGGAAAACTAACGTGGAGATTGGTCTGCATCGACTAGAATAAACAACATTCAGTTGTCTTTGTTCTAAAGTGGAAACTTTACAGCATAAAATCAAAAGACAATATTGACCGTCAATAAATTACTGAtgaacaattttcttttgggcCGAAAAGTGAAAAATTCCCTTCCCTTCCCGAAATGTATGACTATCATTCTATTCTTCCGTCAACATTAACATATCTTTCCTTTGACTTTCTCTGCGTCTAGATCTTCATCAGTAGGGTAAGAAAGACTGCCGCCACAAGTGAGGGTTTATCGTGGACCACACGTATACCCGTGTGTATTTGCGTGCGCTTTTGTGAGAATTTCGTTCTACTTATCAATCTATAGATTTGGTTGTTTGGGTGGATATACGAATGGTGATTGGTAGTCCATGTTAAATGATATGTGACACTATGACCTTGCTTTTATGGAATTGGAGGATGACTATGGGGATAATGTAAACATTAGCTGTATGGTGCCTTCTCTAAGTGGGATTTGTATGGCTCTTGAAATAACACAAATTGTAGTTATGATTGAACTTTTCTATGCCACAGTTTTCTGACTATATATTAGGCTACAAGGAAGCCGAAAATGGCTTGAGGTGGTCAACTTGtattgttcaacttcatcataaaaactaaaaaaagtaCTAATTCATTGAGCAAATTATCAGGAACACCTATTCTtgaatcagagagagagagagagagagagagagagagagaggtcgaaCTGTGCAGGTGCCTAATTTGGTAGGTATGGGGGAggaattgattgattatgtaTGGGCTCGTGTTGATTATTGTGAGGGCAATCGTTGCATATTAAATTGGAAGTGAAGTGTTGAGTGGTGGGGTTGGTGGCCTGCGAATTAACAGAGGGTGTCCTTCATTTCACAAACTGCACGTGGAAAGACATTTGCAGTTTGGTGGGCAATATAAAGTAGCCCTTTCCGAAATAAAAAACCTCATCGTGAAGAATTAATGGTATTATCTTCTTTCTACAAAAGATggaaaattttaccaaaatcaACCTGTTACTAAAAAAGAATAGCTTTAGAAACGCTAAATTCTTATTCTTATAACGAGAATTTGTTGATCATATAATGTAGTGAGGTTATGATTATTAAAtgtttaaattgtgaaatttggtgAGACCATAACCgattgttctaaaaacttagGTTATTAGACGAAGCCGGGGGAAGGGGGATGGAGTCTAAAAAGATTCGAATGTAGAATCTCaaatatcatgtgaaatttggTGAGATCACAACTGACTCTTCTAACATaaacaattctctctctctctctcaactagTATTCAATGTGTGCCACATCATTAAGAGCGCAACATTCTACCTTAGCGTtcctactcaatgcatcaagtGAGAAAACTGAGCCATCAAGTTTCCAAGGACATtaagggtgtgcaaaatacccgggaaccgctccgaccgcccggaaccggatcggaaccgcccggaactggcagttcttgagggaaccggtccgattcctggttccaatttatgggaaccggtgggtaccggtccggttcccagttccatgggcggatccgccttCCCGCCCACCCGGACTGGACCgaaacctttttaatattaaaaaaaaattactaaaagaaatccTAGATCTCATCTCACTCCTTTTGTCTTTGGCTCCTAATCCTATCACCATTTCGTTGCATTTACTTCTCCTGCCGTCCATgtctccacgtacttaaatttggtttttctttctttggcttgctttgatgtcacatAGTCATTCTATGTTGAAagccaaaattgtttcgcgtcaagatcggttccatggatccagaccgacggtccggttctcgggtggatccatgcaataaacgggtggatcccggttttaattttttggaaccggcccttagcgggcggttcccggttctaggtggggaaccgcccgcccggaccatgcacacccctaaagGACATCGCCACATCTTTTTGCTGGAGTAAGAAATTGAGTCGGGTTTTTTTAGGAGATTCATCAATTTTTCTCCTTCAAAGCAGATAGAAGGTCTCTCAATCGAAAGTTGCAGAGCATTCCAAATATCAGACTCAGTGGTCTTCGAGGAAACTTGCTGAAGTGCCGAGGTCATTGACGGTACATGCTTTGTGTCTCATCTCAGATGCAGAACAAAGCTGTGCAATCAGGTAAAAAATCTGCGGTAATTCTGAAACTTATGATTTGTTTTCATCGGTAATAGGATGTCCTGGACGATGTGGTCAATGTTGTGCTATTTATATTGCTTTTCAAAGATACTGTGCTATTTATATTGCTTTTCAAAGATACAACGGCCCATAATACATAGATCATAGgttactttttttaattcttatagTCACTGTTAATCTTCAGTAATCTGGGTCGATGTCGTATGTCattgcttttattttgttttgaatctTTTCCAAGCGAAGTGATCACATAGTGAAGTGAACGGGTTATGACTGAGTAAGCGTCGGTTCTATGACATTCCCTCTTTGGGTTGCCGTTTTCATAGATTCAGAACAAATGCTTTGACTCAGCTCAAAGAGGAACAGAACCAAAGTCACATTGGCAAATGCGAAATGTTCAGAAAAATGTGATAAATGATAATTTACATATGCAAAAAGATTGAACACAACTACACCAACTTCTGAACCACCTATTTCTAGTTACATGCCAATAATCCAATCAACTAATTCACACATTTCCAGAATGGAAAAGGGAATAATAATCTAAATCCTTGCAATGTATCAGAAAGGTTGACTGCAAAGCCATCCTTCTGAGTCAACGAAACTTGTGCTGGTCAACTTGCTGATCATCGCCAGGTTCAACTTCTTCTCCCAACTCACCTGGAGAGAAGTATCCGACCCGGGTCCATAGCACCCGTCTTCCGAAAATGTCAATTGAGACCTGATCCATtttaatgaaaggaaaaatgtaTAAGCAACCTTCGATACCTTTATTATTAGCCTTCGAAAAGGAACAAATCTTGAGATCAAACACCCCTTATAGAGAATGGAGAACTAGCTacttatttcttcttccttaatcAATTACAGGGGGAATAGTAAACCAAATAAGCGAAACTAAAATAGGAACGAAGATAAAGTAGTAGACTGGCCAGTTACTAGTTGACCGCAAGCTTTAAAACTGATGTCAACAATAAGGTCTGACGAAACTAAGATAGAGAAAAGTAATAGTACAAGTACAAATATTTGCACAAGTAATTTTGATGGGGAGCAAGAAAAATGACCCGCTTTGGCCTGCTAAGTCCATGAGACTGAATTGAAATTCGCTAACTTTTGTGGTCATGATTGATCTTGGGATGTTTGTTTAGGGTTATAAAAAGTGGAAACTAACTTATTTAACTTTCCCGCTGGAGTCTAAAATATCATTTGAATGgatttaattcatatttaatcATACTTGTCAATATCAATAGATATTGTGACAGTTTGAACGTTTAAAGATCATGctcaaattttctctttggGTAATTTTTCAAGATGAATTAGCTAAAAGGGCATAGTGAATAGAGAACGCACTCTTGTCCGGCAAAATTCCATGCGTCCCAGCCTCAGGGATTCACAACGTCGGTGAAATTGGAGCGATAGAAGATGCCTCTCGCGTAGGCTCTCCATGCCCTTCCCAACAAGGCCGAGCCGGAGCCAAACACATTGCACTCATTGAACACGAACCCACTCGCATCGTCTGGGTTGCTCCTCCCTTGCGCGGTGATGAAACCTGTCACTCCAGGCCCCAGGGCTCCTCCAAGCACTGATATTGCACAATTCTACGAAATGGATAAGTTACgaaaaaaataagttggcgATATGCAAGAATCAGCACGTACGTCTCTACAAGTTTTTCGTGATAtgtcagaaaattaaataagtTGGTGACATGcaagaacaacaaaagaagaCCTATTTGTTTGATATACTCTTGGGGATGATTGCAGTAGAAACGATATGCAGCTTTGCATCTACCTATAAAAACTTATGTCACCTTACGTGTGCGTAAAACCAGACAattttgatagaattttctaatctaCATGAATTGCAATGTGAGGTTGCTTCTAAGACAATCAATTACCTCGTAAATGGACTGACCACCACCGAAGATGAAATCAACAGCTCCTTGGACCGTGCAACGCTTGAAATAATGTCGTCCTTGGTTGTCCCACAACGTATCTTGCAAACCATAGAACTCACACCTATGGAACACGGTCATGTCCCCAGAAACCCTAGCTGCAACTGCTGGAGGTCCGAGGGTGTTTCTTGTTAATAGGATTATTACACGAATTCTGcgacataaaagaaaaacaagttaGGATATAGCTCAACTTTTATTAAGTCGAAGAGAATTACTCAACCACCGTTGGTTACATGATACACGCGAAAAACTCTATTGGCCAAACCGACTCTCAAATGCTAGCGCTACAATGTTCAGTGATTgtctaaaaatattatttttgcaaGATCAGGGGATATCGACATTAATCCGTCGTTTTCTCTTACCCTAAAACTGATGCTTTTAGCAGTGATGTTATCGGCCAGAGATATGAAAGTCGGGCTTTGCATGATGTTGTCATGGTTGACTGGTCGTCCCAGGTTGACTGGTCGTCCCACGATCTCTGTCGTCCGCTTTGCTTGTCCTTTGAGGATGATATAAGGCTTGTCCTCTGGTATTTTTACCTTCTCCTGCATTTTCACATTAGGCACTTCTCATCACATGTACAACCTTCGCAAGGAACTTTCCGTATTTCTCCAGGATGAGACTACAGATGGTTGACTATAtcgaaaaataccaaaaaagttctaaacctatttaattggtactaattcagtcctaaacatttcaagtagaccaatttaattctaaacatttttacatttataccaattcagttctaaatattttaattggaccaatttaattccaaaattcacattaataccaattcaatccatccatcCAATTTTGATCGAGCGACACTGACATGGACACTGGCTCGTGGCCAAACActgacatgacaatttttatatatttttatataattttatttttttataagttttttttttttccttttcttttccttcttcttccacctTCATGGACTTTCCTTGCAGTGGCGGATGAGAGACCGgtgagggtcacggccctcgccgcctcccctaGGGCCGCAAGCAAGGCAActtcacctagatttgggtgaggccatGGCAACCTTCGCCTAGGCCTTGGCAATCATTGCCATGGCCTCACCAACCCATGGTAGGCCAGGGCAAGGTTGGCCTCACCCATGGCCCTAGGCAAGGCTAGGCAAGGGTTTCATGGGCCTCGCCCAGTGGCCAGCAAGCCTCACTAGAGGCTCCTCGACCACTGTGAGGAAAGTccaagaaggaggaagaagaaggaaaagaaaaggatagagaaaagaaaaaggaaaaaaaaagaaaagaaagaaaaaaatgaataaaaaattcaaaaaaattatttaaaaattgccacgttaacGTGCGGCCAATGGTCGGCATCCACCTCAAAGATTGGCCGACTAAAATTGGTCGAATTGATTGAACTGATAtttatgtaaaaatgtttaggaataaattggttcaattgaaaaattcatgacttaattggtacaaatatgaaaatgtttatgactaaattgatctaattgaaaagtttagaactgaattagtataaatgcaataggtttaaggcTTTTGTGGTATATTTTCTGTTGACCATGCTACATTACATGTGACAAACTTTAAATGAGTACtcaaatttcctttcttttccattgtggaagtaaaatataaaaattaagaattgcTTACACCCTTTATGCCCGTTTTGATCTTTagtttctttccaaaatttggAGCAGAGGTGGATTTAGAGAAGTCTTagcaaaaaagagagaaaagttaCTCGAAGGATACCTATAAATCCCTTTC
This genomic stretch from Eucalyptus grandis isolate ANBG69807.140 chromosome 3, ASM1654582v1, whole genome shotgun sequence harbors:
- the LOC104439684 gene encoding probable pectinesterase 55, which produces MGEANLALAYHGIRVIILLTRNTLGPPAVAARVSGDMTVFHRCEFYGLQDTLWDNQGRHYFKRCTVQGAVDFIFGGGQSIYENCAISVLGGALGPGVTGFITAQGRSNPDDASGFVFNECNVFGSGSALLGRAWRAYARGIFYRSNFTDVVNP